GATGATCGGGGAGATTTCACTGCTGAAGCGGGTCCCTTCGTTGGGTTAAATGTGCTGGGCGAGGGCAACAAGGCGGTGATCACAGCTCTTAGTGAAGCAGGAGCTCTGCTCAAAGAGGAGCCTTACGTTCACAAGTACCCCTACGACTGGCGGACCAAGAAACCCACGATCTTCCGAGCTACGGAACAATGGTTTGCCTCGGTAGAAGGCTTCCGCGAAGCCGCCATGCAAGCCATTCGCTCGGTGCAGTGGATCCCAGCTCAAGGCGAAAACCGTATCTCCTCAATGGTGCAGGAGCGCTCCGACTGGTGCATCTCGCGACAGCGCAGTTGGGGGGTGCCCATCCCAGTTTTCTATGACGAAGCCACCAACGAGCCTCTACTCACGACTGAGATGGTTGATCACGTTCAAGCACTGATCCACGAACGCGGATCAGATGCCTGGTGGGAACTGCCGGTCGAAGATTTGCTGTGCGAACCCTATCGCAGCCAGCACCTTTCGGGTGAGCGCAGCTTCCGCCGTGGTACTGACACGATGGATGTTTGGTTTGACTCTGGCTCATCTTGGGCAGCAGTAGCCGAGCAACGCAGCGAGCTGACTTACCCAGTAGACCTGTACTTGGAAGGCTCTGACCAACACCGGGGCTGGTTCCAGTCCAGCCTACTGACCAGCGTGGCAGTAAATAATGAGGCTCCCTACAAAACCGTTCTCACCCATGGCTTTGCGCTAGATGAGCAGGGGCGCAAAATGAGCAAGTCCCTAGGCAACGTGGTCGATCCCTTCCTAGTGATCAACGGCGGCAAAGACCAGAAAAAAGAGCCCCCCTACGGCGCTGATGTGTTGCGGCTCTGGGTCTCTTCAGTGGACTACTCCAGCGACGTGCCCATAGGCAAGACCATCTTGAATCAGATGGCTGATGTCTATCGCAAGATCCGCAATACAGCCCGCTTTCTATTGGGCAACCTGCATGACTTCGACCCAGCTAAAGACGCAGTTCCCTACGATCAACTGCCGGAGTTTGACCGTTATCTGCTCCATCGCACCCGCGAGGTAACGCTAGAAGTCACTGATGCTATGGAGAGCTTTCAGTTCTTCCGCTTCTTCCAGACGGTGCAGAACTACTGTGTTGTTGACCTGTCCAATTTCTATCTGGACATTGCCAAAGACCGGCTCTACATCAGTGCAGCAAACAGTCTCCGGCGTCGTAGTTGTCAGACGGTCCTGGCAGTCGCCTTAGAAAACCTGGCGACGATGATCTCGCCGGTCCTGTGCCACATGGCTGAAGACATCTGGCAGGCTATTCCCTACTCTATGCCTCAGCAGTCGGTGTTCCAGGCAGGATGGGTGAAGGTCGAGGAGGGTTGGCAGCAACCTGCATTGGCTGAACGTTGGGAGCGCTTGCGGGATCTGCGCGGTGAAGTCAACCGGGTGCTAGAGGCAGCGCGGGTATCTAAGCTGATTGGGGCCTCCCAGGAAGCGAAGGTACTGTTGTGGGTTGCCGACCCGGCTCTGCACTCAGACCTAGAAGCAGTAGGGGCTGACTTGCGCTATCTGTTTCTAACCTCCCAAGCGGAACTTCTAGACTCGCCCTCGGCATTAGAAGGACTGGAGCACGCCTTGAAGACGGAGGCCTTAGGCATAGGGGTGGTGAACGCGGAGGGTACTAAGTGCGTCCGTTGCTGGAACTACTCGACCCTGGTTGGGCACTTTGCTGAGCATCCCAGCCTGTGTGAGCGCTGTGTGGGTGCCTTGGCAGGCAAGTTCTAGATTGGTTCTAATCAGCTCAGCCTTAACCTTGGTTAGGGGGTTTGCTGATCCAGTTCCGATAAAGCGCTCGGACGTTGTGTAGCAGGTTCTCGTAGAGGTGATCTAGGGGACCTGCATCAGCAGTTTGCTGAATGGAGCAGAGCAGGCGGGCCTCTTCAGCTGCAATTTCGCCATCACTGTAAATCAAAGCACTCACGGCTTCTAGAAGCGTTTCGCAGTCTGTGGCACCAGGATGGTCGCCCAGATACACCCGCACCCACTCATAGCACTGACGCTTGGTCACTGCCTTCAATTCATAGAGCAGGGGCTTGATCTCCGGATCTTCGGCTAAGCCCTGTTGATGAGCGAGGTGATAGAGATACTGTCGCTCCTCGGGCTGAATGCGTCCGTCTAACCAAGCAGCCCCAATCAAAATCTTCAGCAATTCCCGCTCAGCAGAGGTGGCAGTCATGGCAGCAGATTGAAGGCGTACAGGTTTAGCTTAGCCCTTTGAGTCAAATCTCTTCTGGCTCTAAACTGCCTGGATTGCCTCAAATCTTCTAGAGATTTTTGACGGGATTCTTTAAGGTAATGGCCAAGATTGACCATCAGGCGAGTGTTGCTTTGCAAACTGAGCAGCGCGCGCTTCTTCTGAGCGATCACCTCCAGGAAAACGGCTGAGCAAAGTGTCTAAATAGTGAGCTTCGCCAGTCATCTCGTAGAGGGCTAGTAAGGCATCATCGCCATAACGACTGTTTGGAAATTGGGTGATTAACTGTTTAGTTATGTGAGCTGCCTGACGGACATACCAAGCATCTCGCCCCTGCTCTGCCTGGTAGGTTGGGAAATAGGGATCATTGGGTTTGGGCGCATAAGGCTGAGTTGGAGGCATGTAGAGACTGGTGTCCGCACCGACCTCTGCCGAGAAATGCGGCAAGGGGTGCATGGTCTCGGTTTCAGGCGGCGGATAGCTCACAAACTGTCGGTAAAGCAGCATGACCTGAAGGTAGCGGCTCTTTTCAACCAAGTCAGCAGGCACATTCTGCCCTTTCAACAATGGCCATAGCAGGTCTAGCGCAACAGCATTATGATTGGCACTGCGATAGCCCTCAGCAATAATTTGGCTATCGCGCTTGTCGTTGGAATAAATGCCAAAAGCCAACTCTCCGGTTCGCCCTCCGTTATAGAAAACTAAATAGCCATTTTTCCAACCCTCAGCATTAGCCCAGGCAGAAGCCAGAGCATAACGCTTTTGTAGTTGAGATAAGTCCGCCAACTTGTTCAGCGTTTGCCAGCGTTGGCGCTGCTCTTCAAAGTCAAACTGGACTTGAGCGGGATCTTCCGAGCTCCAATCGAATAGTTTGTTGTTGAGATAATTGCGGCTGACTTCTGTAAGAGAAAGATTCTGGCTGAGTTTGAGGGCATCAGAGTAGTGATGCTCACGGGCTGAATGCAGGGCTAGTGCATATTGAATAGCCGCAGCTAGAGGATGGTTTGCATTACTTTTCAGGAACTGCTCTAGGTCTGAGTTGGTACTGCCAACATCCAGCATCATTAGAAAGCGGCTGCGAATGGCGTATTGCATATCGCCATCACCAGTGGGCTGCACTAGCAGATCAGCAAATTGCTTGAGGGCTTCCGTGCGTCGGCCCTGCCACTCTAGAGTGCGTCCTAGCCAGTAACCAGCGTCATCGGCTCCAGGGTGATCAGGATAGGTTTTGAGCCAATCGCGCCAGCGGACTTCTTCTTCAGCAGCGGGTAACTGCCGGTGCACCTCTCTAGCCTCATAGCTGTAGGGTCGGTAGTCGCCAAAGTAGGTGCCGCCCCGAATTGCTGCATAGTCCCGGCAACCTTGTGCAAAGCGAGAATCGGGAAAGGTCTGGGCAACTTGCAGAAGCAGGTAATAGTTCTGGATCGAGTTGAGGGTTTTGAGATCGCCATTGGCGGCAGCTTCCACAACGTCGCGGCCCTGAGGGTCTTTCTGGCTAAGCAAGACGGCTGCTGCTAGCAGGCGATTGGGATTGCGCTGATCTTGAACGAGTTGGGTTAGCAGCAGGCGCAGACTTTCTGGCAAACCGGGGGGCAAGTTGGCAGCATCGTTGAGCAAGGCTTGTTGCTCGGAGGCAGATAGCTTTTGGTAAAGGGCGATCACGCTCTGCCCGCTGAGATTCTCGATGTTTTGAAACTTTTGCAGGACATCCCAAGAGCCGCTCTGATCCGCAGGCGTGGGTAGGCTGGCTTTGAGACGCTTTACCTGCTCGGCCAGATCATTGGGAACACCCTGGAGTTCGTAGGGAAACACGTCCAGAAGCACCTGTGCCTGCTCCGGTTTCGCCGATTGGGCCGCTGTTAGCACCTGCGGCCAGACTTGCGCACTTAAGCCCTGCTCAGCTAGAGTGCGCAAAAAATCGGTATTGAACTGTTGCCACGGATTCTGATCTCTGAGATGCGCAATGGCAAGCTGAATTAAGCGCTGCTGAGTTTCGGGTCGGTCGAGGCCGAATGCCTGCTGCCAGCCTTCGACCGGTTGGCTGGTTACCAAATCAGTGATTAAAGAGGAGAAAGTCAGGTCTTCTGGGTTGCGTTTGAGTTGTGAGTTCAACCACCAAGTTGTGTAAGGCTGACCGTGACGCAGTAGGGCCGCTAAAGCATAGCCTCGTTGAACCGGATTCTCCGACTGGCTCCACCGAGCCAGAACGGGATAAGTGAGCGGGAACCAGCGGTCGCTGCGTTGATAAAGACTTTCTGGCGCACCATATCGATACCACACGAGATCTCGTCCAAGCGCATCACGAACTTGATGTTGTACCTGGAACCCAATTCCCAATGTCCCCACTACAGCAGTGAGGAGCGTGAGCTTGGCAAGGGTTCCCCAAGAGCGCTTGGGAGACTGAGGCGAGGGCAGATCGATAGGTGCTGTCATAAGCCAGAAGCTCGGAGAGGGCGAGAGGATGAAGCGGCTCTCCCACAATTCTCACCCTGACGCTCTCAAGACCCGCAAAGTTGCAGCTTTTCTTTGCTTTGAAGCATTAGTTTAGGAGTAACTAGCGACGTGCAGAAAATACAGGGAAAAAACTAGGATGCAACACAATCAGAAAAGCCGATCTTTATGGCCAGGCTAAAAGTTTCAATTGCAAGTTTTTGGGGTGAGACCTGAAAGTCAAATAAGCTTTAAGACCCCTGTTATTAGGGTTGCCAATCTGAAATCTATTTAATAAGAAGCAAAGCTCTCACACCATCACGGCTGATTGGGATAGAAGTTCCATTCACCGAGGTTGCGTCGGTGAACCAAAACCTAGTTATCAAAACAGAGCGCATGACAAAAGAAACGATAACACTTAAATTCGTTTTCACCATTTAGCCTATTTTTCAACCAAACTTGCCAACCATTCTTCTGTCATTCTTGGAGATCCTAAATGTACAACTTTGAGGTGCGCATATTCAGGCTTACTGAGCAAGACTGGGTATTCGTGCCGTCCTTTGCGATAGGTACCCAGCGCCCATAGAAAAATAGAATCTCGACTAAAAAACTGTACTTGCCAACGCTCTCGATTACCATTCCAAAGTTCTTTTTGCAGCAGCACTCGTTGCAAGGTTCGTTGAGTTAACCGGCGCAGAATTACAGGTAAAGAATAGTCCAGCCATACCAAGGTATCAGCTCGGCTCCAGACCAGATCGCGGACGGTACTGTAGTTACCATCCACTACCCAGCTATCGCCTGAGAGCGCTTGAGTTGCCCGTTGGCGAAACTGGTCAATGGGAGCCGGAGTCCAGTTGGGATCCCAGTGCAAAGCATCCAGTTCTACATGGGGCAAGCCAAGCGTTTGGGAGAGCTGACGAGCCAGGGTTGTCTTGCCAGAACCCGTCGTGCCGACGATTGAAATACGGTGATGGGCTTCAAGCCAATGGTCACTCATAGAATTTGCAGCAGGGTATTTGCAGCGGGGTTTGCATCAAGAGCCTAATCAAACTGTTCTTCCTCATCAAGGCCATAAGACCTACGCAAAACTGGCAACAGAATCGGCAGGGCTGACAGGCACAATGAGAAAGCGTCTTCTCTATTACCCCTTGTCAGCAATGAGCAGCACCTTCGGTCATCTGTTTCGCATCACCACCTACGGCGAGTCCCACGGAGGCGGTGTGGGCGTGGTTATCGATGGCTGTCCGCCGCAATTAGAACTCTCCGTCGAGGAGATTCAAACCGAGCTTGACCGCCGCCGCCCTGGACAAAGCCGCAT
The Leptolyngbya sp. FACHB-261 DNA segment above includes these coding regions:
- a CDS encoding tol-pal system YbgF family protein, translating into MTAPIDLPSPQSPKRSWGTLAKLTLLTAVVGTLGIGFQVQHQVRDALGRDLVWYRYGAPESLYQRSDRWFPLTYPVLARWSQSENPVQRGYALAALLRHGQPYTTWWLNSQLKRNPEDLTFSSLITDLVTSQPVEGWQQAFGLDRPETQQRLIQLAIAHLRDQNPWQQFNTDFLRTLAEQGLSAQVWPQVLTAAQSAKPEQAQVLLDVFPYELQGVPNDLAEQVKRLKASLPTPADQSGSWDVLQKFQNIENLSGQSVIALYQKLSASEQQALLNDAANLPPGLPESLRLLLTQLVQDQRNPNRLLAAAVLLSQKDPQGRDVVEAAANGDLKTLNSIQNYYLLLQVAQTFPDSRFAQGCRDYAAIRGGTYFGDYRPYSYEAREVHRQLPAAEEEVRWRDWLKTYPDHPGADDAGYWLGRTLEWQGRRTEALKQFADLLVQPTGDGDMQYAIRSRFLMMLDVGSTNSDLEQFLKSNANHPLAAAIQYALALHSAREHHYSDALKLSQNLSLTEVSRNYLNNKLFDWSSEDPAQVQFDFEEQRQRWQTLNKLADLSQLQKRYALASAWANAEGWKNGYLVFYNGGRTGELAFGIYSNDKRDSQIIAEGYRSANHNAVALDLLWPLLKGQNVPADLVEKSRYLQVMLLYRQFVSYPPPETETMHPLPHFSAEVGADTSLYMPPTQPYAPKPNDPYFPTYQAEQGRDAWYVRQAAHITKQLITQFPNSRYGDDALLALYEMTGEAHYLDTLLSRFPGGDRSEEARAAQFAKQHSPDGQSWPLP
- a CDS encoding TerB family tellurite resistance protein produces the protein MTATSAERELLKILIGAAWLDGRIQPEERQYLYHLAHQQGLAEDPEIKPLLYELKAVTKRQCYEWVRVYLGDHPGATDCETLLEAVSALIYSDGEIAAEEARLLCSIQQTADAGPLDHLYENLLHNVRALYRNWISKPPNQG
- a CDS encoding shikimate kinase; amino-acid sequence: MSDHWLEAHHRISIVGTTGSGKTTLARQLSQTLGLPHVELDALHWDPNWTPAPIDQFRQRATQALSGDSWVVDGNYSTVRDLVWSRADTLVWLDYSLPVILRRLTQRTLQRVLLQKELWNGNRERWQVQFFSRDSIFLWALGTYRKGRHEYPVLLSKPEYAHLKVVHLGSPRMTEEWLASLVEK
- the ileS gene encoding isoleucine--tRNA ligase; the encoded protein is MQDYKDSVNLPQTEFSMRANAREREPQLQQFWADQRIYETLAQNNPGAPFVLHDGPPYANGDLHMGHALNKILKDIVNRYQLLQGRKVRYVPGWDCHGLPIELKVLQTLSAEQRKELTPISLRHKARDFALETVRRQSQSFQRYGVWGDWDHPYLTLKPEYEAAQISVFGQMFLKGYIYRGLKPVHWSPSSQTALAEAELEYPEGHTSRSIYVAFPVVRLAEGAQMLSEYLPKLKAVIWTTTPWTIPANLAIAISPKVTYAVVQAGEDYLIVASELVERLAQTLGQSLEVLTTLPGKALEYTVAHHPLFDRESPILLGDYVTTESGTGLVHTAPGHGQDDFILGQAHGLPVLAPVDDRGDFTAEAGPFVGLNVLGEGNKAVITALSEAGALLKEEPYVHKYPYDWRTKKPTIFRATEQWFASVEGFREAAMQAIRSVQWIPAQGENRISSMVQERSDWCISRQRSWGVPIPVFYDEATNEPLLTTEMVDHVQALIHERGSDAWWELPVEDLLCEPYRSQHLSGERSFRRGTDTMDVWFDSGSSWAAVAEQRSELTYPVDLYLEGSDQHRGWFQSSLLTSVAVNNEAPYKTVLTHGFALDEQGRKMSKSLGNVVDPFLVINGGKDQKKEPPYGADVLRLWVSSVDYSSDVPIGKTILNQMADVYRKIRNTARFLLGNLHDFDPAKDAVPYDQLPEFDRYLLHRTREVTLEVTDAMESFQFFRFFQTVQNYCVVDLSNFYLDIAKDRLYISAANSLRRRSCQTVLAVALENLATMISPVLCHMAEDIWQAIPYSMPQQSVFQAGWVKVEEGWQQPALAERWERLRDLRGEVNRVLEAARVSKLIGASQEAKVLLWVADPALHSDLEAVGADLRYLFLTSQAELLDSPSALEGLEHALKTEALGIGVVNAEGTKCVRCWNYSTLVGHFAEHPSLCERCVGALAGKF